One region of Candidatus Poribacteria bacterium genomic DNA includes:
- a CDS encoding hydrogenase expression/formation protein, which translates to MNLPLGKLKPDFLKELLPTPDRDTSVVVGPQLGEDAAVMALGDTYLVATSDPITFATEDIGWYVVCVNSNDIAAMGAVPKWLLVTLLLPEDTTTPTTVRDIMSQITRACAAFDISLCGGHTEVTPAVTQPVVIGQMMGVTDKNTLFTSADARAGDVLILTKGLGIEAMAIIAREREEQLRERYDAQFLEQAKNYLTDPGISVLKDAQIAIATGGVHAMHDVTEGGVTTAVYELATAAGLGVTVYSDKLLGSSILYGNITRTLCELFGLNPLGVISSGAMLIASEPEKGETICQALRMAGINADIIGKFSPPEHGLWLEDATGTQQRLPIFETDEIAKLFSSNTP; encoded by the coding sequence ATGAACCTACCCCTCGGGAAACTGAAACCCGATTTTTTAAAAGAACTGCTGCCCACGCCCGATAGAGATACAAGCGTGGTCGTCGGTCCACAACTCGGTGAAGATGCTGCAGTGATGGCGTTAGGGGACACCTATCTCGTTGCCACCAGCGATCCGATTACCTTTGCGACTGAAGATATTGGATGGTACGTGGTATGCGTCAATAGCAATGACATCGCTGCGATGGGTGCGGTGCCGAAATGGTTGCTGGTAACCCTGTTGTTACCCGAAGATACAACGACACCGACAACGGTTCGCGACATCATGTCGCAAATCACGCGGGCATGTGCGGCGTTTGACATCTCGCTCTGCGGTGGACATACCGAAGTCACACCAGCCGTAACACAACCCGTTGTCATCGGGCAGATGATGGGGGTTACCGACAAAAATACCCTGTTCACTTCGGCGGATGCCCGCGCAGGGGATGTCCTGATTCTCACAAAAGGCCTCGGTATTGAAGCGATGGCAATCATCGCACGCGAGCGTGAAGAGCAGTTGCGTGAAAGATACGATGCCCAATTCCTGGAGCAGGCGAAGAACTATCTCACGGATCCCGGAATTTCAGTGCTAAAAGATGCCCAAATTGCAATCGCTACAGGCGGCGTGCACGCCATGCACGATGTCACAGAGGGGGGTGTCACGACTGCCGTTTATGAATTGGCAACTGCGGCTGGGTTAGGGGTGACCGTCTATTCGGATAAACTGCTCGGCTCCTCCATCCTATACGGAAACATAACACGGACACTGTGTGAGTTGTTTGGACTCAACCCACTCGGTGTCATTTCATCTGGTGCCATGTTAATCGCCTCGGAACCTGAAAAAGGCGAAACAATTTGTCAAGCCCTCCGTATGGCCGGTATCAACGCGGACATTATCGGAAAGTTTTCGCCACCTGAGCACGGATTGTGGTTGGAAGATGCCACCGGCACACAACAACGACTCCCTATTTTTGAGACGGACGAAATCGCCAAACTTTTTAGTAGCAATACCCCTTAA
- a CDS encoding Uma2 family endonuclease, whose amino-acid sequence MATPAAQTYLTPEEYIAFERKFLPDSEIIRHEYLNGELIAMSGASREHNLITINVSTALHTRLRGSRCETYANDMRVSTPTTTSYFYPDVVVVCEEPRFEDDVFDTLLNPILLVEVLSPSTKAYDRGEKFAHYRHLSSLQEYLLVAQDEVCVEHYRRQKKQWIFTEFQDIEESLPLASIQCELPLQEIYERIIFPD is encoded by the coding sequence ATGGCAACCCCCGCAGCACAAACATACCTCACCCCTGAAGAATACATCGCTTTTGAACGCAAATTCCTTCCAGATTCGGAAATAATCAGGCATGAGTACTTAAACGGTGAGTTGATCGCGATGTCCGGGGCGAGCCGCGAGCATAATCTCATTACTATCAATGTATCTACTGCCCTCCATACCCGTTTGAGAGGCAGCAGATGTGAGACCTACGCGAACGATATGCGCGTGAGCACGCCTACGACAACATCCTATTTCTATCCAGATGTCGTTGTCGTTTGTGAAGAACCCCGCTTTGAAGATGATGTTTTCGATACACTCCTTAACCCTATCCTTTTGGTAGAAGTGCTTTCACCCTCAACCAAAGCGTATGACCGCGGTGAAAAATTCGCGCACTACCGACACCTCTCATCGTTGCAGGAATATCTCCTCGTCGCGCAAGATGAGGTTTGTGTGGAGCATTACCGCCGCCAAAAAAAACAGTGGATCTTCACCGAATTCCAAGATATTGAGGAAAGCCTACCACTCGCCTCCATCCAATGCGAATTGCCTTTGCAGGAAATCTATGAACGCATCATATTTCCTGATTAA